Proteins encoded in a region of the Streptomyces sp. NBC_01471 genome:
- a CDS encoding carbohydrate ABC transporter permease, with product MTMTSPTHAPGLTTRPAAAPPAPRRRFRPGAGQQLKGGPFAYLALIAVGIGSILPLYWTLVAASHTQDEVLASTPPFLPGGRLVHNLEAAWNQAHLGKAIVNSVIVSGCITAATLFFCTLAGYAFAKMRFRGRGGLMTAVIATLTIPPQLSVVPLFMMMSKIGWGGNLESVIFPTLVSAFGVFFMRQYLLEALPYELIEAAKLDGANNLRIVRSVVLPAARPAMMVLGMLTFVQAWNDFFWPYLALNQQNPTLQVALGQLSASYTPDQSIVMAGALISTLPLLVVFVIFGKQIVGGIMSGAVKG from the coding sequence ATGACCATGACCAGCCCCACCCACGCGCCCGGTCTCACCACCCGGCCGGCCGCCGCCCCACCCGCGCCCCGCCGCCGCTTCAGGCCCGGCGCGGGCCAGCAGCTCAAGGGCGGCCCCTTCGCCTACCTCGCGCTGATCGCCGTCGGCATCGGCTCGATCCTGCCGCTGTACTGGACCCTGGTCGCCGCGTCCCACACCCAGGACGAAGTGCTGGCCAGTACACCGCCGTTCCTGCCGGGCGGGCGGCTCGTCCACAACCTCGAAGCGGCCTGGAACCAGGCCCATCTGGGCAAGGCGATCGTCAACTCCGTCATCGTCTCCGGCTGCATCACCGCGGCGACGCTCTTCTTCTGCACACTGGCCGGGTACGCCTTCGCCAAGATGCGGTTCCGGGGCCGCGGCGGGCTGATGACCGCCGTCATCGCCACCCTGACCATCCCCCCGCAGCTCAGCGTCGTCCCGCTCTTCATGATGATGTCCAAGATCGGCTGGGGCGGGAACCTGGAGTCGGTGATCTTCCCGACCCTGGTGAGCGCGTTCGGCGTCTTCTTCATGCGGCAGTACCTGCTGGAGGCACTGCCGTACGAACTCATCGAGGCGGCCAAGCTCGACGGCGCCAACAACCTCCGCATCGTGCGCAGCGTCGTCCTCCCGGCGGCCCGCCCCGCGATGATGGTGCTGGGGATGCTCACCTTCGTCCAGGCCTGGAACGACTTCTTCTGGCCCTACCTCGCCCTGAACCAGCAGAACCCCACCCTGCAAGTGGCACTCGGCCAGCTGAGCGCCTCGTACACGCCCGATCAGAGCATCGTGATGGCCGGCGCGCTGATCAGCACGCTGCCGCTGCTCGTGGTGTTCGTGATCTTCGGCAAGCAGATCGTCGGAGGCATCATGTCCGGCGCCGTCAAGGGGTGA
- a CDS encoding carbohydrate ABC transporter permease, whose product MSTSAPARDAYAPPPSGSPQTSAAARRQKWRSRLWRFDDKASPYAYIAPFFLVFGAFGLYPLLYTGWIALHRVEMTGLDQMQWVGWANFDRILHDAEFWTAVGNTFLIGVMSTVPQLLVALGLAHLLNYRLRASTFFRTIILTPYATSVASAALVFALVFRADGGLLNWLLHFIGLGHTNWANGHWTSKIAISVIVIWRWTGYNTLIYLAAMQAVPTDLYEAASIDGASRWQQFRKVTVPSLRPTILFTIVISTIGSMQLFGEPLLLEGGTLGATGGNENQYETLSVYLYNYGWNLGHLGPAAAVAWAMLALLLIIAAINWLIGRFVRKSAV is encoded by the coding sequence GTGTCCACCTCGGCACCCGCCCGGGATGCTTACGCCCCGCCCCCCTCCGGTTCCCCGCAGACCTCGGCGGCCGCCCGCCGGCAGAAGTGGCGCAGCAGGCTGTGGCGGTTCGACGACAAGGCGTCGCCGTACGCCTACATAGCCCCGTTCTTCCTGGTCTTCGGTGCCTTCGGGCTCTATCCGCTCCTCTATACCGGCTGGATCGCCCTGCACCGGGTGGAGATGACCGGCCTCGACCAGATGCAGTGGGTCGGCTGGGCCAACTTCGACCGGATCCTGCACGACGCCGAGTTCTGGACGGCGGTCGGCAACACCTTCCTGATCGGGGTGATGTCGACGGTCCCGCAGCTGCTCGTCGCGCTGGGCCTGGCCCATCTGCTCAACTACAGACTGCGGGCCAGTACCTTCTTCCGGACCATCATCCTCACCCCGTACGCCACGTCGGTGGCGTCGGCCGCGCTCGTCTTCGCGCTGGTCTTCCGGGCCGACGGCGGCCTGCTGAACTGGCTGCTGCACTTCATCGGCCTCGGCCACACCAACTGGGCCAACGGGCACTGGACTTCGAAGATCGCCATCTCCGTGATCGTCATCTGGCGGTGGACGGGGTACAACACCCTGATCTACCTGGCCGCGATGCAGGCGGTGCCCACCGATCTGTACGAGGCGGCCTCGATCGACGGAGCCTCGCGCTGGCAGCAGTTCCGCAAGGTGACCGTGCCTTCGCTGCGGCCGACGATCCTCTTCACGATCGTCATCTCGACCATCGGCTCCATGCAGCTGTTCGGCGAGCCGCTGCTCCTTGAGGGCGGCACCCTCGGCGCGACCGGCGGCAACGAGAATCAGTACGAGACGCTCAGCGTCTACCTCTACAACTACGGCTGGAATCTGGGGCATCTCGGTCCGGCCGCCGCGGTGGCCTGGGCGATGCTCGCTCTGCTGCTGATCATCGCCGCGATCAACTGGCTCATCGGCCGCTTCGTACGCAAGTCCGCGGTCTGA
- a CDS encoding cellulose binding domain-containing protein, with protein sequence MSTTTHRRKVSGKTKAMGAVVAAAVAGGGAFALTGTAHAADVGAAYTKTSDWQGGYTGQYVVSNDAGKALTDWKLEFDLPSGTKLSSLWNADSTVDGQHVTVRPSKWDKAGIAAGKSLTIGFVTSSGATAGDPTGCVIDGAKCSVDSGGAPAPSGRPTGSSKPSEPSRAPQPPAKPTSTAAPAGGATSKPAPEPTRTTATGTGTSSGAGFAPYVDTSLYPAYDLLDTATKAGVKEFNLAFITSGGSCAPLWGGATGLGDDKVASQISGLRAKGGDVRVSFGGASGTELGAACSSADALAAAYGKVIDTYKLTKVDFDIEGGALPDTAANTRRAQAIAQLQKSHPGLDVSFTLPVMPEGLTQPGVDLVANAKKNGVDISAVNIMAMDYGPSYSGDMGDYATQAATATQAQIKGVLGLSDAAAWKAVAVTPMIGVNDVNTEKFTVDDAKQLAEFAKAKGIGRLSMWSGARDKECPGGAKDSADPTCSSVVQDDLAFTKAFAANS encoded by the coding sequence ATGAGTACGACGACCCACCGGCGCAAGGTGAGCGGCAAGACCAAGGCGATGGGCGCGGTCGTGGCCGCAGCCGTCGCAGGGGGCGGCGCGTTCGCACTGACCGGTACCGCGCACGCCGCCGACGTGGGCGCCGCCTACACCAAGACCAGTGACTGGCAGGGCGGTTACACCGGCCAGTACGTCGTCAGCAACGACGCGGGCAAGGCGCTGACCGACTGGAAGCTGGAGTTCGACCTCCCCTCGGGCACGAAGCTCAGCTCGCTCTGGAACGCCGATTCCACCGTCGACGGACAGCACGTCACGGTGCGCCCGTCGAAGTGGGACAAGGCCGGTATCGCCGCGGGCAAGTCCCTCACCATCGGCTTCGTCACGTCGTCGGGCGCCACCGCGGGCGACCCCACCGGCTGCGTCATCGACGGCGCCAAGTGCTCGGTGGACAGCGGCGGCGCGCCTGCACCGAGCGGCCGGCCCACCGGGTCGTCGAAGCCGTCCGAGCCGTCCAGGGCGCCGCAGCCGCCGGCCAAGCCCACCTCGACCGCGGCACCGGCCGGGGGCGCGACCTCGAAGCCCGCGCCCGAGCCCACCAGGACCACCGCCACCGGAACGGGCACCTCGTCCGGTGCGGGCTTCGCCCCGTACGTCGACACCTCGCTCTACCCCGCGTACGACCTGCTCGACACCGCGACCAAGGCCGGCGTGAAGGAATTCAACCTGGCCTTCATCACCTCCGGCGGCAGCTGCGCCCCGCTCTGGGGCGGTGCCACCGGTCTCGGCGACGACAAGGTGGCCTCGCAGATCAGCGGGTTGCGGGCCAAGGGCGGTGACGTCCGGGTGTCCTTCGGCGGGGCCTCCGGCACCGAGCTGGGCGCGGCCTGCTCCTCCGCCGACGCGCTGGCCGCCGCGTACGGAAAGGTCATCGACACCTACAAGCTCACCAAGGTCGACTTCGACATCGAGGGCGGCGCGCTGCCGGACACCGCGGCCAACACCCGCCGCGCCCAGGCCATCGCGCAGCTCCAGAAGTCCCACCCGGGGCTGGACGTCTCGTTCACCCTGCCGGTGATGCCCGAGGGGCTCACCCAGCCCGGCGTGGATCTCGTTGCCAACGCGAAGAAGAACGGTGTCGACATCTCCGCGGTCAACATCATGGCGATGGACTACGGGCCCTCGTACAGCGGCGACATGGGTGACTACGCGACCCAGGCGGCGACCGCCACGCAGGCCCAGATCAAGGGGGTGCTCGGGCTGTCGGACGCCGCTGCCTGGAAGGCCGTCGCGGTCACCCCGATGATCGGTGTCAACGACGTCAACACCGAGAAGTTCACGGTGGACGACGCGAAGCAGCTGGCTGAGTTCGCCAAGGCGAAGGGGATCGGGCGGCTCTCGATGTGGTCCGGCGCGCGGGACAAGGAGTGCCCCGGCGGTGCGAAGGACTCGGCCGACCCGACGTGCTCGTCGGTCGTCCAGGACGACCTGGCCTTCACGAAGGCGTTCGCCGCGAACAGCTGA
- a CDS encoding GH1 family beta-glucosidase — protein MTAVRSETTTREQAPATTDFPVDFVWGAATAAYQVEGAAASDGRTPSIWDTFSHTPGKVRNGDTGDIAADHYHRYRDDVALMKELGLKAYRFSVSWSRVQPTGRGPAVERGLDFYRRLADELLEAGITPVATLYHWDLPQELEDAGGWPHRATADRFTDYAAIMAGALGDRVGMWTTLNEPWCSAFLGYGSGVHAPGRTEPAATLRAAHHLNLAHGRATEVLRGQLPATAQISVTLNLHQVRPLTGSAADADAARRIDAVGNRIFTGPILDGAYPDDLIADTAHLVDWSELVRDGDQATIAAPVDVLGVNYYTPTLVSTPDTGAGDTRDDGHGSSDHSPWTGSEHVAFHLAEGKKRTAMNWAIDPDGLYSLLTDVSRDHPGLPLMVTENGAAFDDYVSPEGRVADPERIDYLRGHLDAVRRAVADGADVRGYFLWSLMDNFEWGYGYSKRFGAVYVDYASQRRIPKSSAHWYADVIRRNALPPVD, from the coding sequence ATGACCGCCGTACGATCCGAGACCACCACCCGTGAGCAGGCGCCCGCGACGACGGATTTCCCCGTGGACTTCGTCTGGGGCGCGGCCACCGCCGCCTACCAGGTGGAGGGCGCCGCCGCCTCCGACGGCCGCACCCCGTCCATCTGGGACACCTTCAGCCACACCCCGGGCAAGGTCCGCAACGGTGACACCGGCGACATCGCCGCCGACCACTACCACCGCTACCGCGACGACGTGGCGCTGATGAAGGAGCTGGGCCTCAAGGCGTACCGCTTCTCCGTCTCCTGGTCGCGGGTGCAGCCCACCGGCCGGGGCCCGGCCGTGGAACGCGGCCTGGACTTCTACCGCAGACTCGCCGACGAACTCCTCGAAGCGGGCATCACCCCGGTCGCCACCCTCTACCACTGGGACCTGCCGCAGGAGTTGGAGGACGCGGGCGGCTGGCCCCACCGGGCCACCGCCGACCGCTTCACCGACTACGCGGCGATCATGGCCGGCGCCCTCGGCGACCGCGTCGGCATGTGGACCACCCTCAACGAGCCGTGGTGCTCCGCCTTCCTCGGGTACGGCTCCGGGGTGCACGCCCCGGGCCGCACCGAACCGGCCGCGACCCTGCGGGCGGCCCACCATCTCAACCTCGCCCATGGCCGGGCGACCGAGGTTCTGCGCGGTCAACTCCCCGCCACCGCGCAGATCTCGGTCACCCTCAATCTCCACCAGGTCCGGCCGCTGACCGGCAGCGCGGCCGACGCCGACGCCGCGCGCCGGATCGACGCGGTCGGCAACCGGATCTTCACCGGCCCGATCCTGGACGGCGCCTACCCCGATGACCTGATCGCCGACACCGCGCACCTGGTGGACTGGTCGGAGCTGGTACGGGACGGCGATCAGGCCACCATCGCGGCCCCCGTCGACGTGCTGGGCGTCAACTACTACACACCGACGCTGGTTTCGACACCGGATACCGGCGCCGGGGACACCCGCGACGACGGCCACGGCAGCAGCGACCACTCGCCCTGGACCGGCTCCGAGCACGTCGCCTTCCACCTGGCGGAGGGCAAGAAGCGCACCGCGATGAACTGGGCGATCGACCCCGACGGGCTGTACAGCCTGCTGACGGACGTCAGCCGGGACCACCCGGGACTGCCGTTGATGGTCACCGAGAACGGCGCCGCCTTCGACGACTACGTCTCGCCCGAAGGCCGGGTCGCCGACCCCGAGCGGATCGACTACCTGCGCGGCCATCTCGACGCCGTACGGCGGGCGGTGGCCGACGGCGCCGATGTGCGCGGGTACTTCCTCTGGTCGCTGATGGACAACTTCGAGTGGGGGTACGGGTACTCGAAGCGGTTCGGCGCGGTCTACGTCGACTACGCGTCCCAGCGCCGGATCCCGAAGTCGAGCGCCCACTGGTACGCCGACGTGATCCGCCGCAACGCACTGCCTCCGGTGGACTGA
- a CDS encoding phosphatase PAP2 family protein, translating to MESIRMPYTANRDRPRWWTELLVIAVVYTAYSSGRLLARGNTEDAIKHGLSLLRAEKFLHINVEHPLNRLFTHTPAIGIPADFAYASLHYVVTPAILIWLFRRRPAQYRMARTWLMVSTLLGLIGFTLTPTCPPRLLAPAEGFVDTMAQYSSYGWWGDDASAPRGMGGMTNQFAAMPSLHVGWALWCGIMLWRHGRTPLARILGVLYPLTITFVVLGTANHYLLDAIAGVAVMGVGLLLARPVVRLADRIRARLSSRTTGGPSPIVGTGCKTSPGERFPGQRTSSASSSSAGDTADDGTPTAAR from the coding sequence ATGGAGAGCATTCGGATGCCGTACACCGCGAACCGTGACCGGCCCCGCTGGTGGACAGAGCTCCTCGTGATCGCTGTCGTCTACACCGCGTACTCATCGGGCCGGCTGCTGGCGCGCGGCAACACCGAGGACGCGATCAAGCACGGCCTTTCGCTGCTGCGCGCCGAGAAGTTCCTGCACATCAACGTCGAACACCCGCTGAACAGGCTGTTCACGCACACCCCCGCCATCGGGATACCCGCCGACTTCGCCTATGCCTCGCTGCACTACGTGGTCACCCCGGCCATCCTGATCTGGCTCTTCCGCCGCCGCCCCGCCCAGTACCGCATGGCGCGCACCTGGCTGATGGTGTCCACCCTGCTCGGCCTGATCGGGTTCACACTGACGCCGACCTGTCCGCCGCGGCTGCTCGCCCCGGCGGAGGGTTTTGTCGACACGATGGCGCAGTACAGCTCGTACGGCTGGTGGGGCGACGACGCGAGCGCCCCGCGCGGAATGGGCGGGATGACCAACCAGTTCGCCGCGATGCCGAGCCTGCACGTGGGATGGGCGCTGTGGTGCGGGATCATGCTGTGGCGCCACGGGCGTACGCCGCTGGCCCGAATACTCGGGGTGCTCTACCCGTTGACCATCACCTTCGTGGTGCTGGGCACGGCCAACCACTATCTGCTCGACGCGATCGCGGGGGTCGCGGTGATGGGTGTGGGGCTGCTGCTCGCCCGGCCCGTGGTGCGGCTGGCCGACCGGATACGGGCCCGCCTCTCCTCGCGTACGACCGGCGGTCCGTCCCCGATTGTCGGTACCGGATGCAAGACTTCCCCGGGTGAGCGATTCCCCGGGCAGCGGACCTCCTCCGCCTCTTCCTCGTCAGCAGGCGACACCGCCGACGACGGCACTCCGACAGCGGCTCGCTGA
- a CDS encoding histidine phosphatase family protein: MAPRMLLVRHGQTAWSLSGKHTGRTDIPLLGEGREGAELLGGRLHRAPWGGVPEARVFTSRLLRASETCALAGFGDRAEEWDALLEWNYGAYEGLTPAEIQAVRPGWFIWRDGAPDGESVADVTARADEAIDRIRTEGRDVLVFAHGHILRALAARWLGYDLTFGARIRLAPASLSVLGWAYGDPAVERWNDTGHLER, encoded by the coding sequence ATGGCACCCCGCATGCTGCTGGTCCGGCATGGACAGACCGCATGGTCGCTGTCCGGGAAACACACCGGCAGGACGGACATTCCGCTGCTCGGGGAGGGCCGCGAGGGAGCTGAGCTGCTGGGCGGGCGGCTGCACCGGGCGCCGTGGGGCGGGGTGCCGGAGGCCCGGGTGTTCACCAGCAGACTGCTACGGGCGAGCGAGACGTGCGCACTTGCCGGGTTCGGCGACCGTGCGGAGGAGTGGGACGCGCTCCTGGAGTGGAACTACGGAGCGTACGAAGGGCTCACCCCGGCCGAGATCCAGGCGGTCAGGCCCGGCTGGTTCATCTGGCGCGACGGCGCTCCGGACGGTGAGTCCGTGGCCGATGTCACCGCGCGCGCCGACGAGGCGATCGACCGGATCCGGACCGAAGGACGCGACGTCCTGGTCTTCGCTCACGGCCACATCCTGCGGGCGCTCGCCGCGCGCTGGCTCGGCTACGACCTGACGTTCGGCGCCCGGATCCGGCTGGCCCCGGCGTCGCTCTCGGTGCTGGGCTGGGCGTACGGCGATCCGGCGGTCGAGCGGTGGAACGACACCGGTCACCTGGAGCGGTGA
- a CDS encoding ABC transporter substrate-binding protein: MRITRTVGGRRRRAAVIATTGLTATALLLAGCSSDSSDSGKSSDANGKITLTVADYGQFGYKEAGLFAQYHKLHPNITVKEDVTADEKVYYPKMLQELNAGSGLADVQGVEVGRIKEVVDTKANDFADLSKVINVGDWVPWKEKQATTSGGAVIGAGTDIGPMSLCYNTELFKKAGLPTDRAAVAKKVAGGWNSYLQLGEEYKKKAPAGTYFMDSASAMFNAVVSSNAKQYYDASGKAIYKDSPSVKEGWNLAAEAASKKLTQGLAQFNDPWVAALRKGTIATVACPAWMAGQISTNAGAGNKGKWDITTAPGATAANWGGSFLAVPKKGSHVTEASALVKWLTAPAQQAAVFKAIGVFPSNKGAYDLPEVKNAKLPYFNNAPIGQIYADEAKTIPEAVIGEKDGVIKDNFSTQINNMEQRGTSPDDAWSAATNAIDKAIG, from the coding sequence ATGCGCATCACCCGCACCGTCGGCGGTCGCCGCCGCAGAGCCGCGGTCATCGCCACCACGGGCCTGACGGCCACCGCCCTGTTGCTGGCCGGCTGCAGCAGCGACTCGTCGGACTCGGGCAAGAGCTCCGACGCGAACGGGAAGATCACCCTGACCGTCGCGGACTACGGGCAGTTCGGCTACAAGGAGGCCGGGCTCTTCGCCCAGTACCACAAGCTGCACCCGAACATCACGGTCAAGGAAGACGTCACCGCTGATGAGAAGGTCTACTACCCCAAGATGCTCCAGGAGCTGAACGCGGGCAGCGGGCTGGCCGATGTGCAGGGCGTCGAAGTCGGCCGGATCAAGGAGGTCGTCGACACCAAGGCGAACGACTTCGCCGACCTCAGCAAGGTGATCAACGTCGGTGACTGGGTGCCCTGGAAGGAGAAGCAGGCCACCACGTCCGGCGGCGCGGTGATCGGCGCCGGCACGGACATCGGTCCGATGTCGCTCTGCTACAACACCGAACTGTTCAAGAAGGCCGGGTTGCCGACCGACCGCGCCGCGGTCGCCAAGAAGGTCGCGGGCGGCTGGAACTCGTACCTCCAGCTCGGTGAGGAGTACAAGAAGAAGGCCCCCGCGGGCACGTACTTCATGGACTCCGCGAGCGCGATGTTCAACGCCGTGGTGAGCTCCAACGCGAAGCAGTACTACGACGCGAGCGGCAAGGCGATCTACAAGGACAGCCCCAGCGTCAAGGAGGGCTGGAACCTGGCAGCCGAGGCCGCGTCGAAGAAGCTCACCCAGGGCCTCGCCCAGTTCAACGACCCGTGGGTGGCCGCACTGCGCAAGGGCACCATCGCCACGGTGGCCTGCCCCGCGTGGATGGCGGGCCAGATCTCGACCAACGCCGGTGCGGGGAACAAGGGCAAGTGGGACATCACCACCGCTCCCGGTGCCACGGCCGCCAACTGGGGCGGCTCCTTCCTGGCCGTCCCGAAGAAGGGCAGCCACGTCACCGAGGCCAGCGCTCTCGTCAAGTGGCTGACCGCCCCCGCACAGCAGGCCGCGGTGTTCAAGGCGATCGGTGTCTTCCCGTCCAACAAGGGCGCGTACGACCTGCCCGAGGTGAAGAACGCCAAGCTGCCGTACTTCAACAACGCTCCGATCGGACAGATCTACGCCGACGAGGCCAAGACCATCCCTGAGGCCGTGATCGGCGAGAAGGACGGTGTCATCAAGGACAACTTCTCGACGCAGATCAACAACATGGAGCAGCGGGGCACCAGCCCGGACGACGCGTGGTCCGCGGCCACCAACGCGATCGACAAGGCCATCGGCTGA
- a CDS encoding fused MFS/spermidine synthase, producing the protein MAKNKRQGRSAPESVVEQVDGGVAELRPDRDRPRAWTLLIDGAPQSHVDLDDPAYLDFEYQRRLGHVIDLAGPPRQPLHVVHLGGGAFTLARYVAATRPRSTQQIAEVDGPLVQLVRRVLPLDPGARIRVRSTDARAALGKIPDGWADLIVADVFSGARTPAHLTSTEFLTEVRRALKPTGWYAANLTDGPPLTYLRGQIATAAETFPELALAAEPAVLRGRRFGNAVLVGSALPLPLAELTRRVAGDGHAGRLEHGRGLADFTGGARPVRDADAQPSPAPPPAVFG; encoded by the coding sequence GTGGCGAAGAACAAGCGGCAGGGCCGTTCCGCACCGGAGTCCGTCGTCGAGCAGGTGGATGGCGGGGTCGCCGAGCTCAGGCCCGACCGCGACCGCCCGCGCGCCTGGACACTGCTGATCGACGGCGCCCCGCAGTCCCATGTGGACCTCGACGACCCCGCGTACCTCGACTTCGAGTACCAGCGCAGGCTCGGCCATGTCATCGACCTCGCGGGACCGCCCAGGCAGCCGCTGCACGTGGTGCATCTGGGCGGCGGGGCGTTCACCCTCGCCCGTTACGTCGCGGCGACCCGTCCCCGCTCCACCCAGCAGATCGCCGAGGTGGACGGCCCGCTGGTCCAGCTGGTGCGCAGGGTGCTGCCACTGGATCCCGGAGCCCGGATCCGCGTCCGCTCCACCGACGCCCGCGCCGCACTCGGGAAGATCCCCGACGGCTGGGCCGACCTGATCGTCGCGGATGTCTTCAGCGGCGCGCGCACCCCCGCGCATCTCACCAGTACGGAATTCCTCACCGAGGTCCGCAGGGCGCTGAAGCCGACGGGCTGGTACGCGGCGAACCTCACGGACGGCCCGCCGCTCACCTATCTGCGCGGCCAGATCGCGACCGCGGCGGAGACCTTCCCCGAACTGGCCCTGGCGGCCGAGCCGGCGGTACTGCGCGGCCGGAGGTTCGGGAACGCGGTACTGGTCGGGTCGGCGCTCCCGCTGCCCCTCGCCGAGCTGACCCGCCGGGTGGCGGGGGACGGGCACGCGGGACGGCTGGAGCACGGCCGGGGCCTGGCGGACTTCACGGGCGGGGCGCGGCCGGTGCGGGACGCGGACGCGCAGCCGTCACCCGCGCCGCCGCCGGCGGTCTTCGGGTAG
- a CDS encoding HAMP domain-containing sensor histidine kinase — MRWALVKVALAATAMVVVAFALPLGLVIKEMASDRAFAGAERNAAALAPTLSITTDRLPLEKAVASTPAGAAGRVAVHVPASGEPGSRPTGIGHRRAAAKDIEAARSQAVITAVPGGSALLQPTALPTGRIAVVEVYVPEGEVSNGVGTAWLVLAGVGVALVVGSVAVADRLGVRMVRPAQRLARAAHDLGEGRLSVRVPEEGPTELRSAAVAFNSMADQVVQLLDNERELAADLSHRLRTPLTVLRLNTASLGDGPAAEQTRAAVEKLEREVDTIIRTAREQRPQTQGRQSAAGGCDASEVIRERMAFWSALAEDEGRTVRLAGVGRTVRIPVARSELAAALDALLGNVFRHTPEGTPFSVDVHHAEDAVIVLVSDAGAGIADPAAALARGNSGGRTGSTGLGLDIVRRVAESTGGDVRIGRSVLGGTEVRLWIALDGGRTAVAHGHRVRGRRRGTARGSVPAERP; from the coding sequence ATGAGGTGGGCGCTGGTCAAGGTGGCGCTGGCCGCCACCGCCATGGTCGTGGTCGCCTTCGCCCTTCCGCTCGGTCTGGTCATCAAGGAGATGGCCAGCGACCGGGCGTTCGCCGGCGCCGAGCGGAACGCGGCCGCCCTCGCCCCCACCCTCTCCATCACCACCGACCGCCTCCCGCTGGAGAAGGCGGTCGCCTCCACCCCCGCGGGCGCGGCCGGCCGGGTCGCCGTCCATGTGCCCGCGTCGGGCGAACCGGGCAGCCGGCCGACCGGGATAGGCCACCGGCGGGCAGCGGCCAAGGACATCGAGGCCGCCCGCAGCCAGGCCGTGATCACCGCCGTGCCCGGCGGCTCCGCACTCCTCCAGCCGACCGCGCTGCCCACCGGGCGGATCGCGGTCGTCGAGGTGTACGTACCGGAGGGCGAGGTCTCCAACGGCGTCGGCACCGCCTGGCTGGTCCTCGCCGGCGTCGGTGTCGCGCTGGTCGTCGGCTCGGTCGCCGTCGCCGACCGGCTGGGCGTACGGATGGTGCGCCCCGCGCAGCGGCTCGCGCGGGCGGCACACGACCTGGGCGAGGGCCGGCTGTCCGTACGGGTCCCCGAGGAGGGGCCGACCGAACTGCGCTCGGCCGCCGTCGCGTTCAACTCCATGGCCGACCAGGTCGTCCAACTCCTGGACAACGAACGCGAACTGGCCGCCGACCTCTCGCACCGGCTGCGCACTCCGCTCACCGTCCTGCGGCTCAACACGGCCTCGCTCGGCGACGGGCCGGCCGCCGAACAGACCCGCGCGGCCGTCGAGAAGCTGGAGCGGGAGGTCGACACGATCATCCGCACGGCCCGCGAACAGCGCCCGCAGACCCAGGGGCGGCAGAGCGCGGCCGGGGGCTGCGACGCCTCCGAGGTGATCCGCGAACGGATGGCCTTCTGGTCGGCGCTGGCGGAGGACGAGGGGCGCACGGTACGGCTGGCCGGAGTGGGCCGCACCGTACGCATCCCGGTCGCACGCTCCGAACTGGCCGCCGCACTCGACGCGTTGCTCGGCAACGTCTTCCGCCACACCCCCGAGGGCACCCCCTTCTCGGTGGACGTGCACCATGCGGAGGACGCCGTCATCGTGCTGGTGTCGGACGCCGGCGCGGGCATCGCCGACCCGGCGGCGGCCCTGGCGCGCGGCAACAGCGGCGGAAGGACGGGCTCCACGGGGCTCGGACTGGACATCGTGCGCCGGGTCGCCGAGTCGACCGGCGGAGACGTACGGATCGGACGCTCGGTCCTCGGCGGTACCGAGGTCCGGCTGTGGATCGCCCTCGACGGCGGCCGTACGGCCGTGGCCCACGGCCACCGGGTACGGGGCCGCAGGCGCGGAACGGCCCGGGGGTCCGTACCGGCTGAGAGGCCCTGA
- a CDS encoding response regulator transcription factor, translated as MASVLVVEDDQFVRSALIRHLTEASHTVRSVGTALEALREVAHFGFDLVILDLGLPDLDGAEALKMLRGITDVPVIIATARDDEAEIVRLLNDGADDYLTKPFSVEHLSARMTAVLRRSRSRSGAEPPPRLIRVGGLCVDPLRRQAELDGVRLDLTRREFDLLTFLAGRPGVVVPRKELLAEVWQQSYGDDQTIDVHLSWLRRKLGETAASPRYLHTLRGVGVKLEPPR; from the coding sequence ATGGCAAGTGTGCTCGTGGTCGAGGACGACCAGTTCGTACGCTCCGCCCTCATCCGGCACCTCACCGAGGCCTCCCACACCGTGCGGAGCGTCGGCACCGCCCTGGAGGCGTTGCGTGAGGTGGCCCATTTCGGCTTTGACCTGGTCATTCTCGATCTGGGTCTGCCCGATCTCGACGGGGCGGAAGCGCTGAAGATGCTGCGCGGCATCACCGACGTACCGGTGATCATCGCCACCGCGCGGGACGACGAGGCGGAGATCGTACGGCTGCTGAACGACGGCGCCGACGACTACCTCACCAAGCCCTTCTCGGTGGAGCATCTGTCGGCCCGGATGACGGCCGTCCTGCGCCGCTCCCGGAGCAGGTCCGGCGCCGAGCCGCCTCCGCGGCTGATCCGCGTCGGCGGGCTCTGCGTCGACCCGCTGCGCAGACAGGCGGAGCTGGACGGGGTACGGCTCGATCTGACCCGGCGGGAGTTCGACCTGCTGACCTTCCTCGCCGGACGGCCCGGCGTGGTCGTACCGCGCAAGGAACTGCTCGCCGAGGTGTGGCAGCAGTCGTACGGCGACGACCAGACCATCGACGTCCATCTCTCCTGGCTGCGCCGGAAACTCGGCGAGACCGCCGCGAGCCCGCGCTACCTGCACACGCTCCGGGGCGTCGGGGTGAAGCTGGAGCCGCCCCGATGA